The DNA sequence TGTTaagtaaaaaatactaaaaccgTATCtctcaatattttttcaaattattatgacagttaatatatatattaacatatttaaatttgcTTTAGAATAGTTTAAACAAGTTATAGTTAAACAGGTGGTTATATCtataattctttttttgcaataaaatcaCCAATATTCAATATACAGCCAAGCCGATTCACCAATGCTTACCTGAGTCTTTTTCTTCTCCCTCTGCTTTGTGAGTTTCCACTATCACTGTTAAATGTATGAACAGATCAGATTTATGAGTGGAAGTGAGCGTACGTGAGCTGTTTGtttaaatcaaaaaacattGCGGcagatataaaatattgcttcaaatttaaatgacattttagttcCATGGCAGAGGCCACAAGAAAGTCATTCAGATCACATCAAATAAAAGTTAGGTGTGTTAAAGCTGATACTCACGTGAGTCCTCCTCTATTTCTTCGTTGTCTTCACATTGAACTGTAAAGACATGCAGCTAAATTACTTTACACATTTAAGAACcgactttaaaaaaagaaccttATTATCTAGATTATTATACTGAAGTTTTGTTCAGGCCTGTTTCAGTTCAGAAGAAAGATGTTATCTGAGAATCAGCCTCCAGATATAAGAGATTGAAAACTTTCCTCTTTGCAAAATACAGAATAACACTTTCACGCGGTTTATTGATATAGGTTTgtcaaatgttaaatgaatgatatatttaatatttgcacaGTTGATTATACATAGACATACGGAATAGCATACAttgttaattcatgtttgttCATTGCACGTTATTTAACGCTAatgctgatttgttttaatatatgtaaaaatcaaCATCAACCCGAGATGAGTGAATGTCAGCTATCGAATTAGGAAATGTTAACCGCCAAAACCTCGCTTTTAAACGTTACCAAaatcattttactttaatttacaaGTATGCAATAATTCAACGCATTTCAATTGACTGTAAGTCTCTGCGAAATGTCACTCAACATCTTATCTAAAACATCTTTTTCATAACATACTAAGAAATATCATATTGTTTCATCATTTCgtatatcataataataaaaatcacattcagCCGTAAGAGAAGGAAGaggtaaaaaaatgaatcatcaCTTACAAGGAAATTATCGGCTCAAACCAAGAGAAAGAGTCAACTTTATCTTTGTTCATTAACAAAGACGAGCTGTTTTGCAATCAGTGACAAAATGAGAAATCAAAAGCAACAAAATGAGTCAAACTAGTTATAATGTAACGTGACCGTCCTGTCTTCAACTTTCCTCATTGTCCATTGTGGTCAAAAGGTACGTGAACGTGTTCTAAAAGCACACTTTAACTCCACAAGACACTACACAACTGTTTCGTTGCCTAGGGGCCAATTACAGTGTGAAATGATTTCTAGAGACTATGACGAACAGAGCAGACAGGACAGAGGAGAGTTTCTTTAGATGAATGGGGGaaacaggaaagagagagataggattctacatgaagaaaaaaaaaagatctactACCGTGAAGACCTACCAAGTTCAGTCCAGCTAGCTGTCAATGCCAAAAGCAGGAATAGTATAAGATTCATTTCCCAGAGTCCTTGATGGAAGCGATGGCCCACTCTATGGgtagacagagacacagactcATTGCATAGTGACTGGTGGCTAACACGCCTTCATGACATCCTGCTTCCTCTTTCAGACCTGATTCACctacctacaaaaaaaaaacaacaccacccTCTCGTTCTCTCCCTCGGATGTGATGCAATCAAGCAGTGAGCTTGTTACCACAAGCCAAGCTGTTCCTCGGTTAGCTCTGAAAACACATTCCTGCATATATGGTATGTGACCTGACCAAaaaccagagaaaaaaaagagaagtgcAAAAAGAGCTGAGTAAACAGAGGCAGCTTTAAACTGGGAGACTTTAAACAGGCTGAAGTAGGAAGAGAATGTAAAGTGTTTGAGTGCGTACACTGCTACAGCTGTCACGGTCAAAACACTTATGTGCTTAAGAATGTtgatacaaaaataactttgttgAGTATGAATATAGATTTTTGCATTAAGGAACTGATGCTGTGAGCTCAATGATTGCACAAATATCTGAACATTATTATGATATTTAGATATGTTTGATAAACTATTATCTAACataaaaatttagattttatatatatatatatatatatatatatgtgtatatatatatatatatatatatatatatatatatatatatatatatatatatagtttattgcaagaaaataacaaaatcacagtattaaattatatttaaaagtggtCCCAGGTTTTGGTAATAGTatcgcaaataaataaaaatattgcaaattaattaaccccacatgtaatgtttttaaatacattaaatttgaaatatattgtcatataaggaaagaacaaaaacaataaaaaattatttttattgtttatgtatgtatgtaatacaTTTTCGGTTATACAGTATGTTATATCCATCCTAAAACCCAACATGATGatattaagtatataaaaaatagacatgtatttaaaatgaaatactcaaaacatatgaatatatatatatatatatatatatatatatatatatatatatatatatatatatatatatatatatatatatatagacctaTTTTATGTCTactgtgtaaaaatatatttcgcCTGCCTTACAAGCCTGCCTTACAACATCTATGACACATATAGCAAAAGACTGAGTCATGAATCTTCAGAAGCCCATGtaccatataaatatatacacattctgTAAAAATAACTTGTTTTGTGCTAGCCTATATTAGATTAACATCAGCCGTATCTACAACCACTTCTAAAATCGTACAAATGTAGAGGAGCCCATTTTTTAGATCCtttgattgtttatttatttctctttctggATCCCCATTAGCAGCTAAAGTGGTGGCTATTCTTCCTGGCTTCCTGATCTTGTTGGTGTATTGCTATGCAGTCATTAAATGAAGACGAATTTAGACACACTAAACgctaaaacatttataaaataactacataatgaatattttaatattcaaactAAAGTATATTGTTGCGAATCTACCACGTCCTAAGATCAGAGAAGAAACGTAGTGGCGCGCATGCGCCTTAGATCCACGCATGCGCAGTGAGAGTTCCTCCCCATCTCGCGCCAATATCGAGTTTAACTGGAGTTGTCAGACATGGTGAGAgcgtgatttttatttttaataattctgttgctTCTATTACTGTTTTTAGAGAATGGCGCTTATATGATGAGCACGCGCTAGAATGTTATTAACACAAACTGTTTCGTTTAAAATTAACTTATCGACATGATGCCACTCATTACATCTATAAACCCCTGTCCTCAGACCATAATACAACGCTTCATACATATAGAACAACAAATATAATCAGCGttcaaaacgttttttttttaaataaacattacttttaaataaacattactgtTGTGTTCTGACAACAGCcgagtttattttttaagcgcTTCCAACTTTTGCAGCCTTTTATTAACACGCTCACATTTATGacagtcaataataataataataataataataatattaaagccAGTCGTCCTGTAAGTcctattaaatttaaatattagaattttgGTATGAAGCAGTCTGTTTGAACAAGAGacagaaatgtaaaactaaatcaTATAAtaggttaaaataaataaaaatgacaatatttaaaCATGTAAGAATATCATCTATTTCAATgttacattaataaatcaattaattatatttgcagGTTCAATCCTCAGTCAATTTAAGCAAAATCATTTTGAACTATTTAATATTCTGTTACTATCACTATTTAACAGTCTAAAATAATAACGTTTTTTACCACTATCTCCACTTTTTTCtatgaaatgtttaatactAAACggttaataatatataaaagcacCAGACCTATTCAGTAGTGACAGCTGAATtagttttaagttatttatttgcagAACTGTATTCATCttattaatgcaaatgtttgtattttcacAGTCTAAAAAGAAAGGCCTTAGCTTGGAAGAGAAAAGAAGTCGTATgatggaaatattttttgaaactgTAAGTATGCATGCTTTCAGATTCTTATTCTCATCCATTAAGCTAATGTGTGATTGTGTCCTTGTCTGACACAGTTCTCTAGTAGTTTGTTATTATCTGTAACTTTGGTGCATAAGATTAATTAAGATCATTTCTCCCCTTCCAGAAAGATGTGTTCCAGCTGAAAGACATAGAAAAAATTGCCCCCAAATCCAAAGGAATCAGTAAGTTTTATTAACCCATAATGCCTTTTAGTTAATGCTCCTGACACCGATAAACCAATGTCACAGATAGAGGGAGCTCTAAATGTCCTTGCACATTTTTTATGGAACgtatgtaataataatcatcagaAAACTGATCCTTGCCTGTTTGATTTGGATTGAATGCAGAGGATTTCCAGACGAGGGGCCAATATGACTAACCTAGTTGTATAAATAGACAGGAAAGCGGGCCTGTTGACCTGAAATTCAGAAAAGTTCTGCCCTAGAGCTTTATAAGTATctaataatgatgctgaaatgtTTGTCTTGTcgggtaaaataataataataattaaaaaactggCATGACGTTAAAAAGGCTGTGCGTATCAGCACATATATCTCTCAGAGCTCTTTTAAGACAAGCATCcaggattaaaaaaagcatacaaacaGCAGAGAACAGTTATTAAATGAATGTCAATGGAGGAAAGGCTACCTTTACATAGCTTATGTTTGTACGAtatgttttcagttcattaaaaaaacattttttgctttccGAAAACTGCTGTTACAATacaataacagcttttttttttgtttttatacagtCATGTGACGCAAAACAGATTTCAACAAAGCatcatctattttattttgcagtgtCAAAACTACACAGACAACCAAATGCTTATTTTTGCTCATGCTTAATCTCTTTTTCAGCTCCTATGTCAGTGAAAGAGGTGTTGCAGAGTCTGGTGGATGATAACATGGTGGACACTGAGAGGGTGGGCACCTCCAACTATTACTGGGCGTTTCCTAGTAAAGCCCTGCACGCCCGTAAACGCAGATTAGAGGAACTGGAAAGACAAGTGAGGGCATCTCTTCTTGGTATCTCACACTGGATGTATGACAGTTGacttaataaaactgtaaaaaaaagttttaaaaaataaaacctttaacctttaaaaatatggtaacactGTTTCAGGTTTTATGACATGGGATATTGATGTCTACattaaatacaatgtatttaactttatttcttttaaaagaataattaacttaaaaaacaacattttctgaaaatgtactcatcctcaggccatccagcATGTATAgatctgtttatttttcatatgaacagataaaaaaaaaattaaaacgattgctttgcagtgaatggtTGCCTTTGAAATGAGTGTAAAcggctgattaaaaacatcacattagtCCACAAGTAATCGCCTTGTGAAGGgaaaagatgcatgtttgtattgtatgttttttttttgctcctgGCTAAATTACAAGTCCTCTTTCCATAATGTTGCTTCCTTTGACACCCATGATTTGACACCTCTTTCTGTTCTGAGGAAGAGGCAAGAGACATTCGATTCATTTTCCTTTCTGTGTAGAATGAAGACGGGAATCAGCGCAAAAAAGCCCTTCAGCAAGCCGTTGACAGAGCCAAAGTGGGACGTGAAGTTAACGTGCGCGTTCGCTTCTCTCTGAACTACATTACTGTACAGCTCTAATGTCTGTGGGTCCCGTCTGACcatggcttgtgtgtgtgtgtgttaggaggagagagagaaccTCCTGAAGGAGCTCGCAGCGTTGAAACATCAGAGAGATCAGCTAAAGGCTGAGCTGGAGAAGTACAAAGAATGTGATCCAGAGGTGGTGGAAGAGATACGTGAGTAAACCACACAGATTTGTATGCATAGTTTTACTAATTGAAATTaaacgaaaataaaaaaataatacttcaatttattcaaataaaaaagcacaacaaaatgactaaaaagttcaaatgaaaatatgagCAAAACTATAAGTGcatataaacaataacaaaacactgATAATTAGCGTAGAGGAACTAAGTAGTTCACATTTTACCCTCCAGATGGAGtttgcacaaacacatttattcttAGCACTGCATGCTCGCAAGCAGTTGAAAGTAGCTGGTCTATTTCAGAGTGGTTTGCTTTAGGCTGTATGCTGACCGCAGAGCTGCTAAATCCAACATCACCATGTTTTTTAGAGATTGCATTTATAGTTGAATGAATATATAGAGTTGAAgtaaattattagaaaaacaGCAGTGAAACACAGGAAGTAACAAGTATAGCATATCCTAGTCTGTTATTAGTATTTTTCATGTAGCACTGGCATTCagtgtatacatgtatataatttcaaaaggtctttaaatatttaacacataGTTAATTCCATGAACTTTGCAACACTTTTAGTGAATTAAGCGGTTAGATCATCTGAAGTCTGTGCtgtgtgtaaaattaatttcagcTGGTCTAAAGTGCTTGATTTTGATGATTATCAAGTACATTGTTTGTTACTGTGTTCTTCCTTTTTATTCATGTCTCATAGCCTTGTCTTTAAAGAGGAAATTCTGATGTTTCTTAATGACATCAATCTTAAATTGATTTCACAACTACATCCCCGTGACTCTCATAATGTCTGAAACATCAGCCCTGGTTAGGTCTCCCAAAAGCATGATCTGTGCTTATCTACCTTCTGTCACTGAGGCGTCCTGCACAAATTAATACTAAGAACCCGGCGGGATGTCATTGCCgcatttagtttgttttccaTTGCAAAGATCCtctgtttgcattttttcaGCTGCAAATTTTTGTAACGCAATCATCTGCATTATTCTGACAAGGCACCTGGGAGCGAGTAGCACACAATAAAGAATCAGCATCTCTCTTCACATAATTCTGCATAAGCAGGGAAACATTGCTCACAGCGGGTCTGAAGCCTCACCGTGATTGTCATGAAGTTCACTTGAAGGCGATGCGTTTCTGAAGACATGGTGTTGTGATGACTGTAGTGATACCAAAAATCAGTTCAACTTTATTTTTGGATCTGTTAACCAGTTgcttatttgtatgtatattactagaatagtaatactaattaagcacatattaatgcctttttctaCATCCATAATCTTACTCTGTgcctaaaattaacaatttaggCTTAAACTTAACTctttattgagagaaaaaaaacactgttaataGTGAAGTGTTCACTATTCTAAATTGTTATCAACACATCTTTTTTTAAGTCAACAActaatttgtatgcatttatgtattagAACATTAACCGTTTACTTCCTCGAAACCCCTCcggtgattggttgatttcatttgaaGCTCTGAAAGAGGCACCTactggcaaagaatgaatttgcgtTTTAATCCAGACTAACCtaaaaatcaagttttcccAGGTAAAAATTGATTCATAGATAAATCCGATCTCATTTCTAAATGAAGGCGGTTCACTTCCATGTATTTCATTCAGACCATGCTGCACTCACTTTTTATTGGTCACACTCATACAATAATAAAAGACTATTAGTTCACAGATCAATCAAACATCTCAATCACTTTTCTCATCTCCTGGCCGCGTGTAGACCCAGATATACGTCACTTTTTGCGTTCTTTTCAGTTTTGTGCACAACCACATGAGCACAGCTTTCAAAGTATACTCAACCGCAGATG is a window from the Puntigrus tetrazona isolate hp1 chromosome 1, ASM1883169v1, whole genome shotgun sequence genome containing:
- the mnd1 gene encoding meiotic nuclear division protein 1 homolog is translated as MSKKKGLSLEEKRSRMMEIFFETKDVFQLKDIEKIAPKSKGITPMSVKEVLQSLVDDNMVDTERVGTSNYYWAFPSKALHARKRRLEELERQNEDGNQRKKALQQAVDRAKVGREVNEERENLLKELAALKHQRDQLKAELEKYKECDPEVVEEIRKANITAKEAVSRWTDNVFAIKSWAKKKFGFENSSLDKAFGIPEDFDYIN